One genomic window of Eleginops maclovinus isolate JMC-PN-2008 ecotype Puerto Natales chromosome 12, JC_Emac_rtc_rv5, whole genome shotgun sequence includes the following:
- the LOC134874009 gene encoding STAM-binding protein-like A: protein MADHNDISLQPEERVRALTKKGSSVEVNDDVPPRRYFRSGMEMIRMANIYAEEGNIEHAFVLFNKYITLFIEKLPKHRDYKTANIPEKKDTLKKLKDIAFPQAEILKKALLRRFEQEHAQYLVKKKAEQEAMAREQSKQRALDAERERVVEMQRRQREQEQFSAFEEMIRRQELEKERQRVLLEFATPAAPSPNMPLLPGIKGPPAVSPSAPQSPGDLSGGTNHQYNDPPASIGTPATAPPTFDRSLKPGSLVSPGNNNTMVDALRQLAVPAELCRSFLRLAEANTIRAVETCGILCGKLTRNAFTVTHVIVPKQSGGPDYCDTENEEELFLIQDQYDLITLGWIHTHPTQTAFLSSVDLHTHCSYQMMMPEAIAIVCSPKFNEIGYFRLTDRGTNEISTCKQKGFHPHSKDPPLFTHAGHVNITDDTVSMMDLR, encoded by the exons ATGGCGGACCACAATGACATCAGTCTGCAGCCGGAGGAGCGAGTCCGCGCTCTCACCAAGAAGGGAAGCTCGGTGGAGGTTAATGATGACGTGCCCCCGCGTCGCTACTTCCGCTCCGGCATGGAGATGATCCGCATGGCTAACATCTACGCAGAGGAGGGCAACATCGAGCATGCCTTCGTccttttcaataaatatatcAC TCTCTTTATAGAAAAACTTCCCAAACATCGGGATTACAAAACGGCAAACATTCCTGAGAAGAAAGACACACTAAAG AAACTAAAGGACATTGCATTTCCTCAAGCAGAAATCCTGAAAAAAGCTCTTTTGCGGAGATTTGAACAAGAGCATGCACAGTATCTTGTCAAAAAG AAAGCGGAGCAGGAGGCGATGGCGCGGGAACAGTCCAAGCAGCGAGCGCTGGACGCTGAGCGGGAGCGCGTGGTGGAGATGCAGCGGCGGCAGCGGGAGCAGGAGCAGTTCAGTGCCTTCGAGGAGATGATTCGCCGccaggagctggagaaggaacGTCAGCGTGTGCTCCTGGAGTTCGCCACGCCTGCCGCTCCTTCCCCCAACATGCCCCTCCTCCCGGGCATCAAGGGTCCCCCCGCGGTCTCTCCCAGCGCGCCTCAGAGCCCAGGGGATCTGTCTGGCGGCACCAACCATCAATACAACGATCCTCCCGCCTCCATCGGCACACCTGCCACTGCCCCGCCCACCTTTGACCGGTCGCTCAAGCCCGGGTCTCTGGTCAGTCCGGGGAACAACA ATACAATGGTTGATGCCCTTCGGCAGTTGGCTGTTCCCGCAGAGCTGTGCCGGAGCTTTCTGAGGTTGGCCGAAGCCAACACAATCCGAGCTGTTGAAACTTGTGGCATCCTGTGTGGCAAACTG acGAGAAACGCATTTACTGTGACCCACGTCATTGTACCAAAGCAGTCTGGTGGACCGGATTATTGTGACACAGAAAATGAGGAGGAACTCTTCCTAATACAGGACCAGTACGATCTCATCACCCTGGGCTGGATTCAT ACTCACCCCACACAGACGGCCTTCCTGTCCAGCGTCGACCTCCACACGCACTGCTCCTACCAGATGATGATGCCCGAGGCCATCGCCATCGTCTGCTCGCCTAAGTTTAATGA GATCGGTTACTTCAGGTTGACAGATCGAGGAACAAATGAGATCTCCACATGTAAACAGAAAGGCTTTCACCCTCACAGCAAAGACCCCCCTCTATTTACA CACGCGGGACATGTCAACATCACCGACGACACTGTGTCCATGATGGATTTGCGGtga